The proteins below come from a single Enterobacteriaceae endosymbiont of Donacia fulgens genomic window:
- the rpoB gene encoding DNA-directed RNA polymerase subunit beta: MVYSQTEKKRIRKDFGKRPQVLNIPYLLSIQIDSFKKFIKRDLKGEYGLEAAFKSIFPISSYSGHAKLEYINYHLGKSLFNVKECHTRGMTYSAPIKVILRLIVYDKEKPELSIKNIREQEVYMGEIPLMTKNGTFIVNGIERVVVSQLHRSPGVFFDSDKGKTHSSGKILYNARIIPYRGSWLDFEFDPKDNIFVRIDRRRKLPVTVILRALDYDIEEILDIFFEKNIYKIKNNKIKMVLIPDRLRGETASFNIKKNDIIYIEKGKRVTIRHINKLKKDNVRSINIPIEYMIGKRVIKDYIDKITGEIIISANSPLSIDIINRIFKNNHIIETIFTNDLDHGNYISETLKLDNTNNRLDALVEIYRMMRPGEPPTKEAAEILFKKLFFVEDRYDLSPVGRMKFNLSLSRESIFGASILSKKDIIDVIKKLINIRNGHGNIDDIDHLGNRRIRSIGEMAENQFRIGLIRVERAVKERLSLGDIENLMPQDMINAKPISAALKEFFCSSQLSQFMDQNNPLSEITHKRRISALGPGGLTRERAGFEVRDVHPTHYGRICPIETPEGPNIGLINSLSVYARTNQYGFLESPYILVKNGFITDKIHYLSSIEESNFIIAQANTNINENKYIKDQFIICRYKNESSLFQKEQVQYMDVSTQQIVSIGASLIPFLEHDDANRALMGANMQRQAVPTLKTEKPLVGTGMERIVAIDSGVTIIAKNSGIVHYVDASRIIIKRENSIFNNQDNIDIYHLEKYIRSNQNTCINQIPCVNLGELIHKGDVLADGPATDLGELALGQNMRVAFMPWNGYNFEDSILLSEKVVQEDKFTTIHIQELSCISRDTKLGPEEITSDIPNVSESSLSKLDECGIVYIGAEVKNGDILVGKVTPKGETQLSPEEKLLRAIFGEKASDVKDTSLRVPNGVYGTIIDVQIFTREGVKKDKRTIEIEEMQLQQIKEDLFVEQKIFEQNILFNIQKFLLKNNFLKEENIKNFDINFVISLSLQEKSKQKQLDNFIKEYREIKNIFQKKIKLQKMKITQGNDLAPGILKIIKVNLAVKRQVQSGDKMAGRHGNKGVISKICPIEDMPYDENGTPVDIILNPLGVPSRMNIGQILETHLGLAAKGIGNKINILLKKQKNIEKIRNFLHKVYNIGNNTRQNINLNKFTDNEIFLLANNLKKGMPIATPVFDGAQEKEIKDLLTLSNLPVSGQIKLYDGRTGEAFEKPVTVGYMYMLKLNHLVDDKMHARSTGSYSLVTQQPLGGKAQFGGQRFGEMEVWALEAYGAAYTLQEMLTIKSDDVNGRTKMYKNIVDGNHQMDANIPESFNVLLKEIRSLGININLENK, encoded by the coding sequence ATGGTTTATTCTCAAACTGAAAAAAAACGTATTCGCAAAGATTTTGGAAAAAGACCTCAAGTTTTAAATATTCCATATTTACTATCTATTCAGATTGATTCATTTAAAAAATTTATAAAAAGAGATCTTAAAGGGGAATATGGTTTAGAAGCTGCATTTAAAAGTATTTTCCCTATATCTAGTTATAGTGGTCATGCTAAATTAGAATATATAAATTATCATTTAGGAAAATCACTTTTTAATGTAAAAGAATGTCATACAAGAGGAATGACTTATTCTGCTCCTATAAAAGTAATATTAAGATTAATTGTTTATGATAAAGAAAAACCTGAATTATCAATTAAAAATATAAGAGAACAAGAAGTATACATGGGAGAAATACCATTAATGACAAAAAATGGTACTTTTATAGTTAATGGTATTGAACGTGTTGTTGTTTCACAATTACATAGAAGTCCAGGTGTTTTTTTTGATAGTGATAAAGGTAAAACACATTCATCAGGGAAAATATTATATAATGCTCGTATTATTCCTTATAGAGGATCTTGGTTAGATTTTGAATTTGATCCTAAAGATAATATTTTTGTACGTATAGATAGAAGAAGAAAATTACCGGTTACAGTTATCTTACGTGCTTTAGATTATGATATAGAAGAAATATTAGATATTTTTTTTGAAAAAAATATTTATAAGATAAAAAATAATAAAATAAAAATGGTATTAATACCAGATAGATTAAGAGGAGAAACAGCATCTTTTAATATTAAAAAAAATGATATTATTTATATAGAAAAAGGAAAAAGAGTTACTATACGTCATATTAATAAATTAAAAAAAGATAATGTTAGATCTATAAATATTCCTATAGAGTATATGATTGGTAAAAGAGTTATAAAAGATTATATTGATAAAATAACAGGAGAGATAATTATTTCTGCCAATTCTCCTTTATCAATAGATATTATTAATAGAATTTTTAAAAATAATCATATAATTGAAACTATTTTTACTAATGATTTAGATCATGGTAATTATATTTCAGAAACATTAAAATTAGATAATACAAATAATCGTTTAGATGCTTTAGTAGAAATTTATAGAATGATGAGACCAGGAGAACCTCCTACAAAAGAAGCTGCAGAAATATTATTTAAAAAATTATTTTTTGTAGAAGATCGTTATGATTTATCTCCTGTAGGTAGAATGAAATTTAATCTTTCATTATCTCGTGAATCTATTTTTGGAGCTAGTATTTTAAGTAAAAAAGATATTATTGATGTTATCAAAAAATTAATTAATATCCGTAATGGTCATGGTAATATTGATGATATTGATCATTTAGGAAATAGAAGAATTCGTTCTATTGGAGAAATGGCTGAAAATCAATTTCGTATAGGTTTAATTCGTGTAGAAAGAGCTGTAAAAGAAAGATTATCTTTAGGAGATATAGAAAATTTAATGCCTCAAGATATGATAAATGCTAAACCTATTTCTGCAGCTTTAAAAGAATTTTTTTGTTCTAGTCAATTATCACAATTTATGGATCAAAATAATCCATTATCAGAAATTACACATAAACGTCGTATATCTGCTTTAGGTCCAGGTGGGTTAACGAGAGAAAGAGCTGGGTTTGAAGTTAGAGATGTTCATCCGACACATTATGGACGAATATGTCCAATTGAAACCCCGGAAGGACCTAATATAGGTTTAATAAATTCATTATCAGTATATGCAAGAACAAATCAATATGGATTTTTAGAATCTCCATATATTTTGGTAAAAAATGGATTTATTACTGATAAGATTCATTATTTATCTTCAATAGAAGAAAGTAATTTTATTATTGCTCAAGCTAATACTAATATTAATGAAAATAAATATATTAAAGATCAATTTATTATATGTCGTTATAAAAATGAATCAAGTTTATTTCAAAAAGAACAAGTCCAATATATGGATGTTTCTACACAACAGATTGTTTCTATCGGAGCTTCTTTAATACCATTTTTAGAACATGATGATGCTAATCGTGCTTTAATGGGTGCAAATATGCAGAGACAAGCTGTACCTACATTAAAAACAGAAAAACCTTTAGTAGGAACTGGGATGGAAAGAATTGTTGCAATAGATTCAGGTGTTACTATTATTGCTAAAAATTCTGGGATTGTACATTATGTAGATGCTTCACGTATTATTATTAAAAGAGAAAATAGTATTTTTAATAATCAAGATAATATTGATATATATCATCTAGAAAAATATATAAGATCTAATCAAAATACATGTATTAATCAAATTCCATGTGTAAATTTAGGTGAATTAATTCATAAAGGAGATGTATTAGCAGATGGGCCTGCAACAGATTTAGGAGAGTTAGCATTAGGACAAAATATGAGAGTAGCTTTTATGCCATGGAATGGTTATAATTTTGAAGATTCTATTTTATTATCTGAAAAAGTAGTTCAAGAAGATAAATTTACTACTATACATATACAAGAATTATCTTGTATTTCACGTGATACTAAATTAGGTCCAGAAGAGATTACATCTGATATACCAAATGTAAGTGAATCTTCTTTATCTAAATTAGATGAATGTGGAATTGTATATATAGGAGCTGAAGTAAAAAATGGAGATATTCTTGTAGGTAAAGTAACTCCTAAAGGAGAAACACAATTATCACCAGAAGAAAAATTATTACGTGCTATTTTTGGTGAAAAAGCATCTGATGTAAAAGATACTTCTTTACGTGTTCCAAATGGAGTATATGGAACTATTATTGATGTACAAATTTTTACAAGAGAAGGTGTAAAAAAAGATAAAAGAACTATAGAAATTGAAGAAATGCAGTTACAACAAATTAAAGAAGATTTATTTGTTGAACAAAAAATTTTTGAACAAAATATATTATTTAATATACAAAAATTTTTATTAAAAAATAATTTTTTAAAAGAAGAAAATATAAAAAATTTTGATATAAATTTCGTTATTTCTTTATCTTTACAAGAAAAATCAAAACAGAAACAACTAGATAATTTTATTAAAGAATATAGAGAAATAAAAAATATTTTTCAAAAAAAAATAAAACTACAAAAAATGAAAATTACACAAGGAAATGATTTAGCACCTGGTATTTTAAAAATTATTAAAGTAAATTTAGCTGTAAAAAGACAAGTACAATCAGGTGATAAAATGGCAGGAAGACATGGAAATAAAGGAGTAATTTCTAAAATTTGTCCTATAGAAGATATGCCTTATGATGAAAATGGTACACCTGTTGATATTATTTTAAATCCTTTAGGAGTTCCATCTAGAATGAATATAGGACAAATATTAGAAACACATTTAGGATTAGCTGCAAAAGGTATTGGTAATAAAATTAATATTTTATTGAAAAAACAAAAAAATATAGAAAAAATACGTAATTTTTTGCATAAAGTATATAATATTGGAAATAATACACGTCAAAATATAAATTTAAATAAATTTACTGATAACGAAATATTTTTATTAGCAAATAATTTAAAAAAAGGAATGCCTATTGCTACTCCAGTTTTTGATGGTGCACAAGAAAAAGAAATTAAAGATTTATTAACATTATCTAATTTACCAGTTTCTGGTCAAATAAAACTATATGATGGACGTACAGGAGAAGCTTTTGAAAAACCAGTTACTGTAGGATATATGTATATGTTAAAATTAAACCATTTAGTAGATGACAAAATGCATGCTAGATCAACAGGATCATATAGTCTTGTAACACAACAACCATTAGGTGGAAAAGCTCAATTTGGAGGACAAAGATTTGGAGAAATGGAGGTTTGGGCTTTAGAAGCATATGGAGCTGCATATACTTTACAGGAAATGTTAACAATTAAATCTGACGATGTTAATGGTAGAACAAAAATGTATAAAAACATTGTTGATGGCAATCATCAGATGGATGCTAATATTCCAGAATCCTTTAATGTTTTACTTAAAGAAATACGTTCATTAGGTATAAATATAAATTTAGAAAATAAATAA